Sequence from the [Bacteroides] pectinophilus genome:
TGAAAAGATGCATAGTATTGAAGGTGCTTTGCGTATGTCGGATGAAATCAATGCTCAGTTTGGATTTGAAAGAGCATTTGGTAAGACAAACGGAATAGAAAACAGTGCAGATACTGATACAAAAATAACAAAGTTTGGTATTTCTTTTAATAGTGATGGAACTACAACATTCTTTGCTCAATTAGAAAAAACATCAGCTAGTCAGAAAGAATATCTTGAAAAAATTCAGGAAAAGAAAGCTGCGGAGAAGAAAGAGGCGAAGAAAAAGGAACAATTAAAGCAAATTGAAGTAAAAAAAGCTACTGTTCAAGCAAATTCAAAAGATGAACTTTTGGATAAAATTAAAAATATTGAATGGAATTCTATCAAACCAGAGGATAATAAAATCGGTGGAAGATTTGATTTTTCAATTTAGTA
This genomic interval carries:
- a CDS encoding DUF6033 family protein, coding for MSMNVNTTGTVYGSYQNTYKAGTVDKKKETAKTTENDKVKKNVTESIAEKNLSKEAQKMLKDMRGSRTDMDFMVADFENGDNAKDILAQSDKEFTVIFSKEEMEKMASDPKYYAEKMHSIEGALRMSDEINAQFGFERAFGKTNGIENSADTDTKITKFGISFNSDGTTTFFAQLEKTSASQKEYLEKIQEKKAAEKKEAKKKEQLKQIEVKKATVQANSKDELLDKIKNIEWNSIKPEDNKIGGRFDFSI